The following are encoded in a window of Ranitomeya variabilis isolate aRanVar5 chromosome 6, aRanVar5.hap1, whole genome shotgun sequence genomic DNA:
- the LOC143782081 gene encoding uncharacterized protein LOC143782081, which produces MCPNFCHSFLSAHIRMSSSSDEETPGPAQGEHVSETTSSTAEETGQEQRSHGRARRRHRVPEEDEDLIENEHLISLVHERVALWDTRDPLHANNVTIRRLWNEVAAALWDGWANAPARVRSAFVSKVKTRWRSMKDRFNKDLRQESRLPSGSAARIRKYKYHRILAFLRPVLARRTTWSSTVGPGSGAVLHQSATDPSQPSSSAAASGPATQPGDQEAGPSDVPLPQSSASSQFFMGSSRQRQRAADRSLMPEFLHLSSVFHEGLKAMGDRLDTAISHMSTRIQEVTTALAQVKADLQRYTIIFPGLCLAIV; this is translated from the exons atgtgccctaatttctgtcattcctttctttctgcacacatcagaatgtcttcttcttctgatgaggaaacgcctgggcctgcacaaggggaacatgtcagcgaa accacttcttctacagcggaagagactgggcaggagcagcgtagtcacggccgggcaagacggcggcatcgt gttccagaggaggatgaggacctaattgagaatgaacacctcatctccctggttcacgagcgagtcgcattgtgggacacccgggatccactgcacgccaacaatgtgacgatccggaggctttggaatgaggtggccgcagcgttgtgggatggctgggccaatgccccggctcgggtccgttctgcatttg tgtcaaaagtgaaaacacgttggagatcgatgaaggaccgcttcaacaaggacctgcgccaagagagccggcttccaagtggttctgcagcaaggatacgcaaatacaagtaccaccgcatccttgcgtttttgagaccagtccttgcacgaagaac cacttggagctccactgttggcccaggttctggagcggtccttcatcagtcagccacggacccgtcccagccatcctccagcgctgcagcaagtgggcctgccacacaacctggagaccaggaagctggtccatcagatgttccccttccccagtcctctgcctctagccaattttttatgggctcctcccggcagcggcagagggccgcggacaggtcactcatgcccgagtttttgcacttgagctcggtcttccatgagggactcaaggcgatgggtgaccgactggatactgccattagtcatatgagcacacgtatccaggaggtaaccacagcccttgcccaagtgaaagccgacctccagag